In Cydia amplana chromosome 13, ilCydAmpl1.1, whole genome shotgun sequence, a single genomic region encodes these proteins:
- the LOC134653337 gene encoding uncharacterized protein LOC134653337 — protein MLEQDGDSEPAHHARRPMNAFLIFCKRHRSVVRDKYPNLENRSITKILGEWWANLDKEEKACYTGLAKQYKDAFFSANPDFKWYKLPAPPLRTHTSRPRETHEKASDSPDIEYHEVELEKTNNNSTKVDLNKKPTDNVFETDSKTLSMFTPGKLADEAQMGGLSSLLAAKTENKTPNPYYSPPSYKINTISNDRSHTIIEADMKGFTREEMLQDALSETSKIFEEFDDQKGRLYYSATNDQLTNQDVIDQIVEKRYSRDDEYSYQQHWSEDEKNMRSDRSCKGKRYQEFMAGGGLIVNKRQKRDYSDKMPDENYNASCSWEPGNPRSDEFVAYDTKQTMSPNETPAESEFKPDETEAPKADNNLNKPFKAADFDLDAKIKALPSLSLEKFQQKKRENKRKKKTNNVKPKPFESSHIVNSVPRPYPSDRWETADSWRQNVIGSQKRKPRKISITRLEINSLISSVDLKEAHNISPEFKIATEAPCGVQNMEMRKSPGNVDLLALATLAEVAASTSKIEEASIENIMAANQG, from the exons ATGTTAGAGCAGGACGGCGACAGCGAGCCGGCGCACCACGCGCGCCGGCCGATGAACGCGTTCCTCATATTCTGCAAACGTCACCGGAGCGTCGTGCGCGACAAATATCCTAACCTCGAGAACAG ATCCATTACGAAGATTCTTGGAGAATGGTGGGCCAATTTGGATAAAGAAGAGAAAGCCTGCTACACAGGTCTTGCTAAACAG TACAAAGACGCTTTCTTCAGCGCCAACCCTGACTTCAAATGGTACAAGCTCCCCGCCCCGCCGCTCCGCACCCACACCTCCCGACCCAGAGAGACCCACGAAAAGGCAAGTGACTCCCCCGACATAGAATACCACGAGGTCGAGCTAGAGAAAACCAACAACAACTCCACCAAGGTCGATCTCAACAAGAAGCCTACCGACAATGTCTTCGAGACCGACTCTAAAACCCTATCCATGTTCACCCCCGGAAAACTGGCCGACGAAGCCCAAATGGGAGGCCTGAGCAGCCTCCTAGCCGCCAAGACTGAAAACAAAACTCCAAACCCTTACTACTCACCTCcatcttataaaataaacacgATCTCAAACGACAGATCTCATACTATTATAGAGGCGGACATGAAAGGGTTCACCCGAGAAGAGATGCTGCAAGATGCACTCTCAGAAACATCTAAGATTTTCGAAGAGTTCGATGACCAAAAAGGTCGCCTTTATTACAGCGCCACCAACGACCAACTCACTAATCAGGATGTCATCGATCAGATTGTCGAAAAACGGTACTCTAGAGACGACGAGTACAGCTACCAGCAACATTGGTCCGAAGACGAAAAGAATATGAGGTCTGACAGATCGTGCAAAGGGAAGAGGTATCAGGAGTTCATGGCTGGAGGTGGACTGATAGTTAACAAGAGGCAGAAAAGAGATTACTCCGACAAGATGCCAGACGAAAACTACAACGCCTCGTGTAGTTGGGAGCCTGGTAATCCGCGCAGCGATGAGTTCGTAGCTTACGATACGAAACAAACTATGTCACCTAACGAAACACCGGCCGAAAGCGAATTTAAACCCGACGAAACTGAAGCACCCAAAGCAGACAATAACTTAAACAAACCTTTTAAGGCTGCAGATTTTGATTTAGACGCGAAAATTAAGGCGTTGCCCTCACTTAGTTTAGAAAAGTTCCAGCAAAAGAAACGCGAGAACAAACGCAAGAAGAAGACTAACAATGTGAAACCGAAACCGTTCGAGAGCTCCCACATAGTCAACTCTGTTCCTAGGCCTTACCCGAGCGACCGGTGGGAGACGGCAGATTCCTGGCGTCAAAACGTCATAGGCAGTCAGAAACGAAAACCAAGGAAAATCAGCATCACAAGGCTCGAGATTAACAGTTTAATTTCTAGCGTAGATTTAAAGGAAGCGCATAACATCAGCCCTGAATTCAAAATCGCCACGGAAGCGCCTTGCGGCGTCCAAAACATGGAGATGCGTAAATCTCCTGGCAACGTGGACTTGCTGGCGCTGGCCACGCTAGCCGAAGTCGCAGCGAGCACGTCCAAAATAGAAGAGGCGTCCATCGAAAACATTATGGCGGCCAACCAGGGCTAA